A single Oncorhynchus mykiss isolate Arlee chromosome 24, USDA_OmykA_1.1, whole genome shotgun sequence DNA region contains:
- the LOC110503302 gene encoding bone morphogenetic protein 2 translates to MFAAKLLVLMVLLLPQASPGCQGFATEPDGSEPSLPPSLPTPLEPSLAQTIQNLLLSRLGLQSHPNPRPGVPIPQYILDLYRFHAQQYHLVQDPHFSYPSQHVQEANTVRSFHHTESTSPSLPLEKRLTTASNNKVPISFNVSSIPQDERVVSAELRFFRGGGASLGPGAHKVSLFLDGGTGDSEPTLLESRLLTGAPRTRPADSWEAFSLSTELFVGAHAWTGSLAFLLEVTPLGNTTLLTPPDHDALPLSTGEEGRREGHLRVRRSLGQDEHSWARERPLLVTYSHDGHGEPLAAHGRRTSDTAQRMRGRKRARERGRSNSRDRERDRDRDRDWSASPGWGGSWDEGGRVKRNGGRAAKLKRLSRARCRRHPLYVDFKDVGWNKWIVAPSGYDAFFCLGECRFPLTHHMNSSSHAMVQTLVNSVNGAVPRACCVPTALSPIAMLYLDPQDRVVLKNYQDMVVEGCGCR, encoded by the exons ATGTTCGCTGCTAAACTCTTGGTCCTGATGGTCCTGCTGCTACCTCAAGCCTCGCCTGGGTGCCAGGGCTTTGCCACCGAGCCCGATGGCAGTGAGCCGTCGTTGCCACCGTCATTACCCACCCCCCTGGAGCCCAGCCTGGCCCAGACAATCCAGAACCTATTGCTGAGCCGCCTGGGCCTGCAGTCCCACCCCAACCCCCGGCCAGGTGTGCCCATCCCCCAGTACATACTGGACCTCTATCGCTTCCACGCCCAGCAGTATCACCTAGTCCAGGATCCACACTTCAGCTACCCCAGCCAGCATGTCCAGGAGGCCAACACCGTACGCAGCTTCCACCACACAG AGTCTACCAGCCCCTCACTCCCCCTTGAAAAGAGGCTGACCACCGCGAGTAACAACAAGGTCCCCATCTCCTTCAACGTGTCCTCCATCCCCCAGGATGAGCGTGTGGTTTCTGCCGAGCTTCGTTTCTTCCGGGGTGGTGGGGCTAGCCTAGGCCCTGGGGCCCACAAGGTCAGCCTGTTCCTCGATGGAGGCACTGGGGACTCTGAGCCCACTCTGCTGGAGTCACGGCTCCTCACAGGGGCCCCCAGAACCAGGCCAGCTGACTCCTGGGAGGCCTTCAGCCTCAGCACTGAACTCTTCGTAGGGGCCCACGCTTGGACCGGCAGCCTGGCCTTCCTCCTGGAGGTGACCCCTCTCGGTAACACCACCCTCCTCACCCCCCCTGACCATGATGCTCTACCACTCTCCACTGGGGAGGAAGGGCGCAGAGAGGGACACTTGAGGGTGCGCAGGTCTCTGGGACAGGATGAGCACAGCTGGGCACGGGAGAGACCCCTGCTGGTTACTTACAGCCATGACGGGCACGGGGAGCCACTAGCCGCCCATGGCCGGAGAACCTCTGACACTGCCCAGAGGATGAGGGGGAGGAAGCGGGCCAGAGAAAGGGGCAGGAGCAACAGCAGGGAccgggaaagggacagagaccgggacagggACTGGAGCGCCAGCCCTGGCTGGGGTGGTAGCTGGGACGAGGGTGGAAGGGTGAAGCGCAATGGTGGCCGCGCAGCGAAACTGAAGCGTCTGTCCCGCGCCCGCTGCCGCCGCCACCCGCTCTACGTGGACTTCAAAGACGTGGGCTGGAACAAGTGGATTGTGGCGCCTAGTGGCTACGACGCCTTCTTCTGCCTGGGGGAGTGCCGCTTCCCGCTCACCCACCACATGAACTCATCCAGCCACGCCATGGTGCAGACGCTGGTGAACTCGGTGAACGGAGCCGTGCCGCGGGCCTGCTGCGTGCCCACCGCCCTCAGCCCCATCGCCATGCTCTACCTGGACCCGCAGGACCGCGTGGTGCTCAAAAACTACCAGGACATGGTGGTGGAGGGCTGTGGATGCCGGTAA